A single region of the Deltaproteobacteria bacterium genome encodes:
- a CDS encoding DUF3820 family protein gives MNEENECMPDAAVLLKLAKMRMPFGKYKERRLIDLPEPYVVWFAQKGFPAGQLGDMLRMVHEIRVNGLEYLFKPLRNL, from the coding sequence ATGAACGAAGAAAATGAGTGCATGCCGGATGCGGCGGTCTTGCTTAAATTGGCCAAGATGCGGATGCCGTTTGGCAAGTATAAGGAGCGGCGTTTGATCGACCTACCTGAGCCTTATGTGGTTTGGTTTGCCCAAAAAGGATTTCCGGCCGGACAACTGGGTGATATGTTGCGCATGGTTCATGAGATTAGAGTAAACGGTCTGGAATATCTTTTTAAGCCGTTACGGAATCTATAG
- a CDS encoding DUF554 domain-containing protein produces MLGTIVNTLSIIVGSLVGLLLRGGIPERYSQMIMHAIGLAVVLIGLKTALETHAILVVIFSLVIGSIVGELLKIEDRLEQFGHWIGSRLSKDSKGIAKGFVSTSLLYCVGAMAIVGAMESGLTGNHQTLFAKSILDGLGSVLFASTLGIGVLFSAVSVFVYQGLITSTASFLKQFLLPDVVSQMSAVGGLLIMAIGIGLLEIKKIKTGNIVPAVFIPLAYQMLKHLYGLL; encoded by the coding sequence TTGCTAGGAACCATCGTCAATACACTGAGCATCATCGTCGGCAGCCTGGTTGGTTTGCTTCTTAGAGGAGGCATTCCGGAAAGATACAGCCAGATGATCATGCACGCCATAGGACTTGCCGTTGTGCTGATTGGCCTCAAGACAGCGCTAGAAACCCATGCGATTCTGGTGGTTATCTTCAGCCTTGTAATCGGAAGTATTGTGGGAGAGCTTTTAAAAATAGAAGACAGGCTGGAGCAATTCGGCCATTGGATTGGGAGCCGGTTGTCCAAGGACAGCAAAGGTATTGCAAAGGGATTTGTAAGCACCAGCCTGCTGTATTGCGTCGGAGCGATGGCAATTGTTGGCGCCATGGAAAGCGGGCTTACTGGAAACCACCAGACGTTGTTTGCAAAGTCGATTCTTGATGGGCTCGGCTCGGTGTTGTTTGCTTCGACCCTTGGAATCGGCGTTCTGTTCTCTGCCGTTTCGGTTTTTGTCTATCAGGGCCTCATTACGTCGACTGCATCTTTTCTAAAACAGTTCTTACTGCCCGACGTCGTATCTCAAATGTCTGCTGTCGGGGGACTTCTTATTATGGCCATCGGCATTGGTCTGCTGGAAATCAAAAAAATCAAAACCGGCAACATAGTTCCTGCCGTATTCATTCCCCTTGCTTACCAGATGTTGAAACATCTTTATGGCCTGCTATAG